TGTCTATTCTTTTTTGAATAAAAATTTTATTCAAAAATGTGAGACTCTCATCTACAAGTCTTGATTACAATTTTACTACAAAATTGTAACACAACTTTCATTTGATAAATGATTCTTAAAATACTGCTTATACAGTTGACAACTCGGTGTTGCTTGGCTGCCATCTAATTTGATTAGCCCCATACTGCTTAACTTGTAAGCAATGATTGGTTCTAGTTGCACTGGTTCAGTAGAACTCATAACTTTATAAAGAGCAACTTCTAGTTCCGGTTGTTGTTGTAAATTTGCCCAATGACGTTGTAGATGATAGGAATAAATTCCGGTATATCTGGGGGCTGTTTTTAGTATTTGCTTCAAAGTCATTTCCTTACGGCTTAGATGATATATTGCTGTGTGTATTAATGCTGGATGTCCTCCTACCATGTCTATTAGTTGTCTAGCTTCTTCTCCATCGTTCCAGTCGAGTCCATAGCATTGAGCTAGTTGCTGTACCTGCTCGAAACTAAAATTGTCTAACTGAATTGGTAGCCCTACATTAAAAGGTGACTGGTTTAGCTGCAAAGGAACATAAATTTCTGTCGAGTGAACCACAATCAGGCGCAGCTTCTGCCAGATGAGCAGTCTTCTGGCATCTTCATACCACGAACGCAACATCGGTAGAAAATCTTTTGCCACTTGTGGATGTTCAAAAATCTGGTTTACTTCGTCTAAAACCAAGACTACAGGAGAGTTGATTTGCTCTAGTAAATGCTGTCGGAAATATAATGAACAGCTGACTTTGCTGCCGATATCTTCATCCCAATAGTCGTCTAATCTTGGTTCAATTTGTAGTTGGCGGCTGACATTAGCACATAGCCAGCGCAAAAATAGATTCAAATTATTCAAAATTGAACTGTCAATCTGTTCCAAATTAAGACTTACAGTGCGGTAGCCTTGGGAGTCACCATAGTTCAAAATCCTCAACAACATTGAAGTTTTACCCATTTCCTTGGGAGCTTTTATCCGTACTAAGGCTCCTGGTTTAGAAATTTCTTCATAAACTCGTGTAGAAAGGGTAGAATTTTCAATGTAAAAAGAGGA
This genomic interval from Nostoc flagelliforme CCNUN1 contains the following:
- a CDS encoding AAA-like domain-containing protein; this encodes MNSTELEPLVEIVNRKLLEKQIRPLNYTEILIMQGIWQYQTYHQIAQEKGYSAGYFTNVVAPQLCQRLTELVGSRVTKKNCRVLLESYLDATCTALKTTIIKQDPVDSFPDTDQKPSPSYPSGPVPLGSSFYIENSTLSTRVYEEISKPGALVRIKAPKEMGKTSMLLRILNYGDSQGYRTVSLNLEQIDSSILNNLNLFLRWLCANVSRQLQIEPRLDDYWDEDIGSKVSCSLYFRQHLLEQINSPVVLVLDEVNQIFEHPQVAKDFLPMLRSWYEDARRLLIWQKLRLIVVHSTEIYVPLQLNQSPFNVGLPIQLDNFSFEQVQQLAQCYGLDWNDGEEARQLIDMVGGHPALIHTAIYHLSRKEMTLKQILKTAPRYTGIYSYHLQRHWANLQQQPELEVALYKVMSSTEPVQLEPIIAYKLSSMGLIKLDGSQATPSCQLYKQYFKNHLSNESCVTIL